GCGACGCCCTCGTCGCCTACCGGCCGACCTTCATGGAAACCGTCCCGAACGGATTCCTCTACTGGGAGAAGTACATCGACGATCCCGGCCGTCCGTTCGCCGACGTCCGCGTCTATGTCAGCTCCTACGACGGCATCCACACCCGCACGATGCGAAAGTTCTTGAACGCCAGCAAACGTCGGCAACCGCTGTGGTTGCAGTCGTGGAGCCAGTCGGAGGCGGGGCCGGTGGCGGTCCGCGTCTATGTCCGGCATTCGGTGCGCCGCGTCGGGCATCGGCCGCCGCCCACCCAGGTGCTCGGCTGGGCGGTGCCGCGCTGGGGCAAGGTCCGCTGCGTCGACCCGGAGACCGGGCGTCCGGTGCCCCGCGGTCAGGTCGGCCTGATCCAGCTCTCCGCGCCGGGACGCTGCCTCGCCTACGTCAATGAGCAGGACCGGCACACCCACAAGGTGGACGGCGAATGGTGGGATCTCGGCGATCTCGGCATCGTGAGCCGCTGGGGCACCGTGCGCATGATCGACCGCGAGATCGATCGCCTGCCCGAATCGAGCACCATCGAACTCGAGGACGTGCTGCTCGACCGGCTGCCCGAAACCACCGAGGTCATCGTGCTCGCCATCGCCGGCGGCCCGCCGCAGCCCGTGCTCAGCATCGACGGTGACCGCGAGCTGGACAAGAACGCCTGGCGCGCGGCGACCCATGACATGCCGGAGCTCGCGGAGCCGATCCAGGTCAAGTGGTCGGAGTTCCCGCGCACCGCGACCTGGAAGGTGCGCCGGGTCGCGCTGCGCAAACAACTGTTCGGGGCCGCCGAGGCCATCGGAAAGGGCCGGTGGACATGACAGCTCCCGACTTCACGGTCGCGGTGGTCGGGGCGGGTCCGAGTGGGATCGTCACCGGAATCAAACTGAAGCAGGCCGGTATCCAGGATTTCACCATCCTGGAGCGGGCCGACGATGTCGGTGGCAGCTGGCACAGCAACACCTATCCGGCGATCTGTGCCGACTCGCCCGGACTCGCCTATCAGTACTCGTTCCTGAAGAACCGCAACTGGACTCGGTTCTTCCCGAAGGGCGCCGAGGTCCGCGACTACCACGTGCGGGCCGCCCAGCAGTACGGGCTCTACCCGCACCTCCAGTTCGGCAAGCACGTCGTGGCCCAGAAATGGGATGCGGCACAACGGTTCTGGAATCTGCGACTGGCCGACGGCGCAACGATCACCGCCCGGTTCCTGATCACCGCGGTCGGCGTGTTCGTCGACCCGGTGACCGAGCCGGATATCGCGGGCCTCGACGAGTTCGCGGGCGTGGTGCAGCGGACCGCGTCCTGGCAGCACGCGCACCGGCACGAGGGCAAGCGCGTCGCGGTGATCGGCACGGGGGCGAGCGCGGTGCAGATCGTGCCCGCGCTCGCCCCCGACGCGGCGGTGGTCGACGTCTATCAGCGCACGCCGGTGTGGTGCCTGCCGAAACCGGACTTCGACCTGACCTCCGGCGTCGCCAGGGTGCTGCGTTCCCGCCGGCTCGTCGGTGTCCTGCACGGCATCGGATTGGCGTTCTTCGACCTGATGTTGCGGCTGGCCGCGGTGCTGCCGAAACCGGTGGCGAAGTTCTTGCTGGTCGGGTTCGATCTCAGTGCGCGCGCGGCCTATTCGCTCGTGTTGCTGAAGGCGGTGCAGGACCCGGCGGTGCGGCAGCTGCTGCGCCCGCGGTTCGGGTTGGTGGTGAAGCGCCCGGTGCTGTCGAACTCGTTCCTGCAGACGTTCAACCGGGCGAACACCAACCTGATCACCGAACCGATCGAGCGGCTGACCCGCACGGGCATCCGCACCACGGCCGGCGTCGACCGCACCTACGACATGATCGTGCTCGCAACGGGATTCGTCGTGTTCATCGATCCGCGCGCCTACCCGCCCGGCACCATCGTCGGCCGCGACGACGCCGATCTCGGCACCTTGTTCGCCACCCGCGGCATGCAGGCCTACGAGGGGCTCAGCGTGCCCGGGTTCCCGAACCGCTGGATGATCGTCGGGCCGTACTCGTGGACGGGCACGGGCTGGCATTCGGCCGCCGAACTGGCCGCCGACCACACGGTCCGGATCATCAAGGAGACGCTGCGCCGCGGCGCCGACGTCGCCGAAGTGACCCAGGCCGCGCACGACCGGTATCACCGTGCGGTGCAACGCAACGGCCGCAATATCGAGCTCTACTACAAGGAGATCAACGGCGGCACCCGCACCTACTACGTCAACGCACAGGGCGAGGTCGCCTACATCCGCCCGGGGTCCTTCCTGCGCGCCATCTGGGGCGGCCGATACTCCCCGGTGAACCACTACAGCTACACCGGGCCACAGGGAGTATGACGCCGTGCCGGACACTGCGGCCGCAGCCGCGCTCCGGATCGCGATCGTCGGTGTCGGCCCGCGCGGGCTGAGCGTTTTCGAACGCATCTGCGCGAACGCGGGCGACGACACGCATCCGGCCGGCGTGCAGGTGTATCTCATCGACTCGACCAGGGTCGGCACCGGGGCGGTCTGGCGCACCGACCAGTCGCCGCACCTGCTGATGAACACGGTGGCGGCCCAGGTCACCATCTTCACCGACGACACGGTGGAGATGGACGGACCGGTGGAGGAGGGGCCGAGCCTGTACGAATGGGCCAGCTTTCTCACCAAGCTGGGCAATTTCGCGGAGCTGCCGGACCCGATGTACGCCGAGGCGCGTGCCTTGGGGCCGGACACCTATCCGACCAGGGCGCTCTACGGCCACTATCTGCGCTGGGCCTACGAGCACATCCGGGACCTGCACGCGAACAGCGTGCGCGCCAACGAGATCACGGCCACCGTGCTCGATGTCCACGATCAACCCTCGGGCTTGCAAGAGGTCGAACTCAGTACCGGCGCGCGCGTCGCCGACCTGGACGTGGTCGTGTTGACGCAAGGGCATCTCGCGCTGATCGGCGCGGACAGCGATGCCCGCTCGCCGGCGCGCGAGGCGCGGCGCCTCGGTTTGACGTACGTGGCGCCCGCCAACGCCGCCGATGTCGACACCGCGGAAATCCCGGCGGGCGAACCGGTACTCCTCCGTGGTCTCGGCCTGACCTTCTTCGACTACCTGGCCCTGTTCACCGTCGGCCGCGGCGGCTCGTTCGGGCAGGTGGACGGCACGCTCGAATACCTGCCCTCGGGTGCCGAGCCGGTGATCATCGCGGGCAGCAGGCGCGGTGTGCCACACCGCGCCAGGGGCGCCAACCAGAAGGGGGTCGAGGGCAGGCACGAGCCGGTGCTGCTCGACCTGTCGCGGATCGACGAATTGCGTAAGCGGGCACAGCGATTCGGCGACGTGTCGTTCCGGCACGACGTCTGGCCGCTGGTGGCCCGCGAAGTGGAATCGGTCTATTACGCGGCGCTGATCGCCGAGCGGGTCAGCCCGCGCGAACTCCGCCGCTTCCGTGCGCGCTACCTGCACGCGGCCACCGAACCCGCGGCCGCCGCGCTCCTCGACGGCCTCGAGATCGGCTTGGCACAACGGTGGGATTGGGCCGCGGTAGCCGACCCGACCCGCGGCCGTCGTTTCGGTTCACCCGGCGAGTTCCGGCACTGGCTGATCGACCACCTGGACCGCGATGTGCGTGATGCGTTGCAGGGCAACGTCTCGGGGCCGGTCCCGGCCGCACTGGATGTGCTGCGCGACATCCGCAACGAGGTGCGGCTGGTGGTCGATCACGGCGGTATCGCGGGCGGTTCGTACCGCGACGACCTGGACCGCTGGTACACGCCGCTGAACGCGTTTCTGTCGATCGGGCCGCCCGCCAGTCGAATTGCCGAGCTGGCAGCCTTGATCCGGGCGGACGTCGTCCGGATCGTCGGACCGGGTACGCGGGTGCGCATCGATGAGCGGTCGCGTCGATTCGTCGCGGATTCGCCGCGGGTGGCTTCTTCGCGGACCACCGCGGGCCGGCTGATCGATGCCAGGCTGCCCGATCCGGATCTGCGCAGCACCGCAGACCCGTTGCTGCGCAACCTATTGGCCCGCGGTGAGGTACGCAGCTACGCCCTGTGCGACCCCGACGGCGGTCGCTATCGGACCGGCGGACTCGAGGTGGCGGCCGCGTCGCACGCCGTGCGCTCGGCGGCCGGGCACGCGCATCCGCGGCGCTATGCCCTCGGCGTGCCGACCGAATCGGTGCGGTGGGTGACGGCCGCCGGACCGCGACCGCAAGTGAACTCGGTGACCCTGTCCGACGCCGACCGGATCGCCCGCGCCGCGCTGGGCCTCGACGGCCGCACACGACACTATCGCTCGGTTGAGAGGACGTGTACCACCTTGCACGACAATGGATTACTGGCACCGGTGCGCGCCGGCGTACCGATGCGGCGACTGGTGAGCGACGACGCCTGGATAGCCGCCATGGTCGATGTCGAGCTGGCGCTGGTCCGGGCGCAAGCGCGGCTCGGCATCGTCCCGGCGTCGGCGGCACAGGGGATCGCGCGCGCCGTGCGGACGTATCGCTTCGACGCGGACGCGCTCGCGCAGGCTGCGCGCGGCGCGGCGAATCCCGTGGTCGCCTTCGTCGCCGAACTACACCGTGTGGTCGCCGCCGTCGACCCGGCGGCGGCGGACTACGTACATCGTGGCTCGACCAGCCAGGACATCCTGGACACCGCGACCATGCTGATCGCCGCGCGGGCCGTCGCCGCCATCATCGATGACCTGGACGGAACCATCGACGCGCTGGCCCGACTGGCCCGAGCGCATCGCGACACCCCGATCGCGGGCCGGACCCTCGGCATGCATGCCGTGCCGACCACCTTCGGTGCGAAGGTCGCGGCATGGATGCAGGGACTGCTCGATGCGCGGGATCGGCTGAACCAGGTCGCGACGGGCCTGCCGGTGCAACTCGGCGGAGCGGCCGGAACATACGCTTCGTACGTCGAATGCGCCCGGATCAGCGACTCGGACCTGGCCGTTGCTGCGCCGGGGGAGATCTATGAGCGATTGACCACCGAGTTCGCCACGGAACTCGCCTTGACCGCCGCCCCAGTGCCGTGGCACACGGTGCGCACGCCGATCGCGGATCTGGCGATGGCGCTGGCCGTCACCTCCGGTGCGCTCGGCAAGTTCGCGGTCGACGTGATCACCCAGTCTCGCACCGAGATCGCGGAGGTGCTCGAGCCCGCAGCGGCCGGACGCGGCGAATCCTCCGCCATGCCGCAGAAGCGAAATCCGGTGCTGGCCACACTGATCCGTTCCGCGGCAGTGCAGGTGCCCGCATTCGCGTCGGTCCTGCTCGGCGCGATGCTCGCCGAGGACGAACGACCGGCCGGCGCGTGGCACGCGGAGTGGCAGCCGCTGCGCGAATGCCTGCTGCTGGTCGGCGGGTCCGCGCACACCGCCGTGGAACTGGCCGAGGGACTGACGGCCGACGCGGCGCGGATGCAATCGAACCTCGCCGCCACCCGGGGCCAAGTGCTCTCCGAACGCCTCGCTATCCGCCTCGCCCCACTGCTCGGCAAGGCGGCCGCGAAGAAGGCCTTGCAAGCCGCGGCGTTCGAAGCCCAGCACAGCGGGCGTTCGCTCAGCGATGTGCTGGCGGAGGACCCCGCGGTGCGCATCCACCTGTCCGAGCACGAGATCACCGAATTGCTGCGCCCCGAAACCTATCTCGGTGCCGCCGCCGCCTTCGTCGACCGGGTGCTCAACAGATTGTGAACGGTGGCGGCGTCGCGGACGCGGCGCCGCCACCGTTCACGGTGTCGTCGGACCGGTCACGGCCTAGTCGAACCAACTGTCGATGCGCATGGCGGTGAGCATGTTGCCCTTGAGGCGGAGTTTGCCGGTGGCGAGGAGTTGGACGCCGCTGACCTCGCGGGCGACCAGGCGCAGGAACGCGACGTCGCCGAGGGTGAAGGTGACATCGGGGCGTTTGCCGGACGGGCCCGGGGTTGCGGTGCAGGTGCCGTGGTAGACGTGCATGGTCCACCGGTCGGGTCCGTCGCCGAGCTGCCAGTGGATCGTCGCGTCGGTCTTTTTGGTTCTTGGTTCGAGCACTGCGGCACACCAGATTTCGAAGATGCGCGCCACGATCTGCGGGCGCAGCTCGCGATCGTTCATCAACGCCGCGAGCTCGGCGTCGCTGGTGTCGCGCACGAACTCTTTGAACTCGTCCTCGGTGGTCTCCGGCGTCAGTTGCGCTACCATACCGCGATCGTGACACGGCCGATGCCGTGCTCGCTTGTACGAATCCGCAAGCCGCCGGGCCGTTTTCGCGCTAGTGCGGTTCGGGCCCGGAATGTACGGCACGCAGCAGCACGCTCGGCGGCACACCGGTCATCTCGCGGCACACCCTGGTCGCGTGCGCGCTGTCGGAGAAGCCGGCGCTGTGCGCCGCATCGGTGATGTTGCGTCCGGCCAGCGTCTCGATCAGCGCGTATTGCAGTCGCGCCCAACGCACTACGCCGGGGAAATTCACCCCGGTCTCGTTCACGAAGAGCTGGCCGAGGCTGCGCTGCGAGATCGATACCGCCTCCGCCAGGTCGCGTAGATACAGTTTGCG
This genomic stretch from Nocardia brasiliensis ATCC 700358 harbors:
- a CDS encoding SCP2 sterol-binding domain-containing protein codes for the protein MVAQLTPETTEDEFKEFVRDTSDAELAALMNDRELRPQIVARIFEIWCAAVLEPRTKKTDATIHWQLGDGPDRWTMHVYHGTCTATPGPSGKRPDVTFTLGDVAFLRLVAREVSGVQLLATGKLRLKGNMLTAMRIDSWFD
- a CDS encoding 3-carboxy-cis,cis-muconate cycloisomerase family FAD/NAD(P)-binding protein; this translates as MPDTAAAAALRIAIVGVGPRGLSVFERICANAGDDTHPAGVQVYLIDSTRVGTGAVWRTDQSPHLLMNTVAAQVTIFTDDTVEMDGPVEEGPSLYEWASFLTKLGNFAELPDPMYAEARALGPDTYPTRALYGHYLRWAYEHIRDLHANSVRANEITATVLDVHDQPSGLQEVELSTGARVADLDVVVLTQGHLALIGADSDARSPAREARRLGLTYVAPANAADVDTAEIPAGEPVLLRGLGLTFFDYLALFTVGRGGSFGQVDGTLEYLPSGAEPVIIAGSRRGVPHRARGANQKGVEGRHEPVLLDLSRIDELRKRAQRFGDVSFRHDVWPLVAREVESVYYAALIAERVSPRELRRFRARYLHAATEPAAAALLDGLEIGLAQRWDWAAVADPTRGRRFGSPGEFRHWLIDHLDRDVRDALQGNVSGPVPAALDVLRDIRNEVRLVVDHGGIAGGSYRDDLDRWYTPLNAFLSIGPPASRIAELAALIRADVVRIVGPGTRVRIDERSRRFVADSPRVASSRTTAGRLIDARLPDPDLRSTADPLLRNLLARGEVRSYALCDPDGGRYRTGGLEVAAASHAVRSAAGHAHPRRYALGVPTESVRWVTAAGPRPQVNSVTLSDADRIARAALGLDGRTRHYRSVERTCTTLHDNGLLAPVRAGVPMRRLVSDDAWIAAMVDVELALVRAQARLGIVPASAAQGIARAVRTYRFDADALAQAARGAANPVVAFVAELHRVVAAVDPAAADYVHRGSTSQDILDTATMLIAARAVAAIIDDLDGTIDALARLARAHRDTPIAGRTLGMHAVPTTFGAKVAAWMQGLLDARDRLNQVATGLPVQLGGAAGTYASYVECARISDSDLAVAAPGEIYERLTTEFATELALTAAPVPWHTVRTPIADLAMALAVTSGALGKFAVDVITQSRTEIAEVLEPAAAGRGESSAMPQKRNPVLATLIRSAAVQVPAFASVLLGAMLAEDERPAGAWHAEWQPLRECLLLVGGSAHTAVELAEGLTADAARMQSNLAATRGQVLSERLAIRLAPLLGKAAAKKALQAAAFEAQHSGRSLSDVLAEDPAVRIHLSEHEITELLRPETYLGAAAAFVDRVLNRL
- a CDS encoding flavin-containing monooxygenase; this translates as MTAPDFTVAVVGAGPSGIVTGIKLKQAGIQDFTILERADDVGGSWHSNTYPAICADSPGLAYQYSFLKNRNWTRFFPKGAEVRDYHVRAAQQYGLYPHLQFGKHVVAQKWDAAQRFWNLRLADGATITARFLITAVGVFVDPVTEPDIAGLDEFAGVVQRTASWQHAHRHEGKRVAVIGTGASAVQIVPALAPDAAVVDVYQRTPVWCLPKPDFDLTSGVARVLRSRRLVGVLHGIGLAFFDLMLRLAAVLPKPVAKFLLVGFDLSARAAYSLVLLKAVQDPAVRQLLRPRFGLVVKRPVLSNSFLQTFNRANTNLITEPIERLTRTGIRTTAGVDRTYDMIVLATGFVVFIDPRAYPPGTIVGRDDADLGTLFATRGMQAYEGLSVPGFPNRWMIVGPYSWTGTGWHSAAELAADHTVRIIKETLRRGADVAEVTQAAHDRYHRAVQRNGRNIELYYKEINGGTRTYYVNAQGEVAYIRPGSFLRAIWGGRYSPVNHYSYTGPQGV